In one Pelecanus crispus isolate bPelCri1 chromosome 12, bPelCri1.pri, whole genome shotgun sequence genomic region, the following are encoded:
- the SRP68 gene encoding signal recognition particle subunit SRP68, whose translation MAAERQGAGGGRGGGGGGGAEENKENKENERPAGPQAGSLGDSLGLEILQIVKESQQQHGLRHGDFQRYRGYCSRRLRRLRKTLNFKMGNRHKFTGKKVTEEILSDNRYLLLILMDAERAWSYAMQLKQEANTEPRKRFHLLSRLRKAVKHAEELERLCESNRVDAKTKLEAQAYMAYLTGMLRFEHQEWKAAMEAFNKCKTIYEKLANAFTEEQAVLYNQRVEEISPNIRYCAYNIGDQSAMNELMQMRLRSGGTEGLLAEKLEALITQTRAKQAATMSEVEWRGRTVPVKIDKVRIFLLGLADNEAAIVQAENEETKERLFESLLSECRDAIQAVREDLKPDQKQREHSLENDSGKVSNIQYLHSYLTYIKLSTAIKRNESMAKSLQKALLQQQRSEEDGKRTPRPQDLIRLYDIILQNLVELTQLPGLEEDKNFQKEIGLKTLVYKAYRCFFIAQSYVLVKKWSEALVLYERVLKYAREVQSGAGAYTNSLKELPDVQDLITQVNAEKYSLQAAAILDANDTHETESPSQVKDGKPLSERFETFCLDPSLVSKQVSLVHFPPGFQPIPCKPLFFDLALNHVAFPPLEDKVEQKAKSGLTGYIKGIFGFKS comes from the exons ATGGCGGCGGAGCGGCAGGGCGCCGGCGGTGGCCGgggaggaggcggaggcggcggcgcggaggAGAACAAGGAGAACAAGGAGAATGAGAGGCCGGCGGGGCCGCAGGCCGGCAGCCTCGGCGACAGCCTGGGCCTGGAGA TCCTTCAGATTGTGAAGgagtctcagcagcagcacggTTTACGACACGGAGACTTCCAGAGGTACAG GGGTTATTGCTCCCGTAGGCTAAGGCGGCTCCGAAAAACTCTCAACTTCAAGATGGGAAACAGGCACAAGTTCACTGGGAAGAAAGTAACTGAAGAGATTCTATCAGACAACAG GTATTTGCTGTTGATCCTGATGGATGCAGAGAGAGCCTGGAGTTACGCCATGCAGCTGAAACAGGAAGCAAACACAGAGCCTCGCAAACGATTTCACTTGCTGTCTCGCCTGCGCAAAGCTGTGAAACATGCTGAGGAGCTGGAGCGACTGTGTGAAAGTAACAGAGTGGATGCCAAAACAAAGCTGGAAGCTCAG GCATACATGGCTTACCTCACAGGAATGCTTCGTTTTGAACACCAGGAGTGGAAGGCAGCAATGGAGGCTTTCAACAAATGCAA GACCATATATGAAAAACTGgccaatgctttcacagaaGAACAAGCTGTACTGTATAACCAGCGTGTGGAAGAGATCTCACCGAACATTCGCTACTGTGCCTATAATATTG GTGACCAATCTGCTATGAATGAGTTGATGCAGATGAGACTGAGGTCTGGTGGCACTGAAGGCCTTCTTGCAGAAAAACTGGAG GCGCTGATTACCCAAACTCGAGCAAAGCAGGCAGCCACAATGAGTGAGGTGGAGTGGAGAGGAAGAACTGTTCCAGTGAAGATAGACAAAGTGAGGATCTTCTTGCTGGGGCTGGCCGACAACGAAGCAGCGATTGTTCAG GCAGAAAATGAGGAGACAAAGGAACGTCTGTTTGAGTCTTTACTCAGTGAGTGTAGAGATGCCATTCAGGCTGTTCGGGAAGATTTGAAACCGGACCAG aagcagcGGGAACACTCTCTGGAAAATGATTCTGGGAAGGTGTCCAACATCCAGTACTTACACAG tTATTTGACTTACATCAAGCTGTCAACAGCCATCAAGCGCAATGAAAGCATGGCAAAGTCTCTGCAGaaggcactgctgcagcagcagcggtCAGAAGAGGATGGCAAGCGCACACCACGGCCTCAGGACCTAATCCGTCTTTATGATATTATTTTGCAG AACCTTGTGGAACTGACACAGCTTCCTGGCCTAGAAGAGGACAAGAACTTCCAAAAAGAGATTGGATTGAAGACACTTGTGTACAAAGCTTACAG GTGTTTCTTCATTGCACAGTCCTATGTCCTGGTAAAGAAATGGAGTGAAGCTCTTGTTTTATATGAAAGAGTACTGAAATATGCCCGCGAAGTTCAGTCAGGAGCTGGAGCTTATACAAACAGCTTGAAG GAGCTGCCTGATGTTCAGGATCTGATCACTCAAGTCAATGCAGAGAAATACTCCTTGCAAGCAGCAGCTATATTAG ATGCAAATGATACTCATGAGACTGAGTCTCCATCTCAGGTCAAGGATGGCAAG CCACTCTCAGAACGGTTTGAGACTTTCTGTCTGGATCCTTCTCTTGTCAGCAAGCAAGTCAGCCTCGTGCACTTCCCTCCAGGCTTCCAGCCCATTCCATGCAAACCCTTGTTCTTTGACCTGGCCCTTAATCATGTTGCTTTCCCACCTCTGGAGGACAAGGTGGAGCAGAAGGCCAAGAGTGGCCTCACAGGATATATAAAGGGCATCTTTGGATTCAAAAGTTAA
- the GALR2 gene encoding galanin receptor type 2: MNGSAVGSEVGWQPELVIIPLAYLVIFLTGTVGNCLVLAVLLRNRQVKNTTNLFILNLGVADLCFILFCVPFQATIYTLEGWVFGPFMCKAVHFFIYLTMYASSFTLATVSLDRYLAIRYPLHSRELRTPRNALTAICFIWGLSFIFSGPYLSYYQEFQLANLTVCHPIWEISQRKVMDICTFIFSYIIPVLILSLTYVRTIRYLWRSVDPLQDMSESKKAKRKVTRMIIIVAILFCLCWLPHHLVILCVWFGYFPLNHATYVLRILSHLISYANSCVNPIVYALVSKHFRKGFKRIFICLLHKKAANKVHVAQVTNTVSMLGAELSEVTHTGEALPGHSSLRCKVPAQPWGEAEPVGHEQKADGSFITFNVT, translated from the exons ATGAACGGCTCGGCGGTGGGCTCCGAGGTGGGCTGGCAGCCCGAGTTGGTGATCATCCCACTGGCGTACCTCGTCATCTTCCTCACGGGCACGGTGGGCAACTGCCTGGTCCTGGCCGTGCTGCTGCGCAACAGGCAGGTGAAGAACACCACCAACCTCTTCATCCTCAACCTGGGGGTGGCCGACCTCTGCTTCATCCTCTTCTGTGTCCCCTTCCAAGCCACCATCTACACCCTGGAGGGCTGGGTGTTCGGGCCCTTCATGTGCAAGGCCGTCCACTTCTTCATCTACCTCACCATGTATGCCAGCAGCTTCACCCTGGCCACCGTCTCCCTCGACAG GTATTTGGCCATACGATACCCCTTGCACTCAAGGGAGCTGAGGACACCCAGAAATGCCCTCACAGCCATCTGCTTCATCTGGGGGCTTTCCTTCATCTTCTCGGGCCCTTACCTCAGCTACTACCAGGAGTTCCAGTTGGCCAACCTGACCGTCTGCCACCCCATCTGGGAGATCTCCCAGCGCAAGGTCATGGACATCTGCACCTTCATCTTCAGCTACATCATCCCAGTGCTGATCCTGAGCCTCACGTACGTGCGGACTATTCGCTATCTGTGGAGGTCTGTGGACCCTCTCCAAGACATGTCAGAGTCCAAGAAGGCCAAGCGGAAGGTCACCAGGATGATCATCATTGTAGCCATCCTGTTCTGCCTCTGTTGGCTGCCCCATCACCTGGTCATCCTGTGCGTCTGGTTTGGGTACTTTCCCCTCAATCACGCCACGTACGTGCTCCGCATCCTCTCGCATCTCATCTCCTACGCCAACTCCTGCGTGAACCCGATCGTCTACGCCCTGGTCTCCAAACACTTCCGCAAGGGCTTCAAGAGGATCTTCATCTGCCTCTTGCACAAGAAGGCAGCCAACAAAGTGCATGTGGCCCAAGTGACAAACACCGTCAGCATGTTGGGGGCAGAGCTCAGCGAGGTGACCCACACCGGCGAAGCCCTGCCCGGCCACTCCTCCCTGCGCTGCAaggtcccagcccagccctggggggaggcagagccGGTGGGACATGAGCAGAAAGCAGATGGCTCCTTCATCACCTTCAATGTCACCTAG